One Mycobacteroides abscessus ATCC 19977 genomic window carries:
- a CDS encoding ArsR/SmtB family transcription factor: MDAFEAIAEPSRRVLLDALAGGEWTAGDLVATLPGLTQPTVSRHLRVLRDIGLVDVRPDAQRRVYALRPHGLREIDQWIDPYRHFWNE; encoded by the coding sequence ATGGATGCTTTCGAGGCCATTGCCGAGCCGAGCAGGCGAGTCCTGCTCGACGCGCTGGCGGGCGGCGAATGGACTGCCGGAGATCTCGTGGCGACACTGCCCGGGCTGACCCAGCCCACCGTCTCGCGCCACTTGCGCGTGCTGCGCGACATAGGACTGGTCGATGTCAGGCCAGACGCACAACGCCGGGTCTACGCGCTGCGCCCCCACGGACTACGTGAGATCGACCAGTGGATCGACCCGTATCGGCACTTCTGGAATGAGTGA
- a CDS encoding flavin reductase family protein — translation MTSDTTLDAATLREAFGHFPTGVVAIAAEIDGTRTGLAASTFVPVSLDPPLVAFCVQNSSTTWPNLRGAPRLGISVLGESHDEAARTLAAKTGDRFAGLDTSTTETGAVFIGGTTAWIETSVESEVPAGDHAIVILNIHGLTVHSSVAPIVFHRSKFRKLLG, via the coding sequence ATGACGAGCGACACCACATTGGACGCGGCGACGCTGCGGGAAGCCTTCGGGCACTTCCCGACCGGCGTAGTTGCGATTGCTGCCGAGATCGACGGGACGCGAACCGGATTGGCGGCCAGCACGTTTGTGCCGGTGTCGCTGGACCCACCACTTGTGGCTTTCTGTGTTCAGAATTCCTCGACCACCTGGCCCAACCTGCGGGGCGCTCCCCGGCTGGGCATCAGTGTGCTGGGGGAGTCGCACGATGAGGCGGCACGGACGCTAGCGGCCAAGACTGGTGATCGGTTCGCCGGACTGGATACTTCGACCACCGAAACCGGTGCCGTGTTCATCGGCGGCACCACGGCCTGGATCGAGACTTCCGTCGAGTCCGAGGTGCCTGCCGGTGACCATGCGATTGTCATCCTGAACATTCATGGGCTTACGGTGCATTCGTCGGTCGCGCCGATCGTGTTCCACCGCAGCAAGTTCCGCAAGCTGCTCGGTTAG
- a CDS encoding fumarate reductase/succinate dehydrogenase flavoprotein subunit — protein MAELERHQYDVVVIGAGGAGLRAVIEAREQGFKVAVVCKSLFGKAHTVMAEGGCAASMGNANDKDSWQIHFGDTMRGGKFLNNWRMAELHAKEAPDRVWELETYGALFDRTKDGRISQRNFGGHTYPRLAHVGDRTGLEIIRTMQQKIVSLQQEDFAETGDYEARIKIFAECTITDLLLDSTDGVSRISGAFGYWRESGRFILFEAPAVVLATGGIGKSFKVSSNSWEYTGDGHALALRAGGTLINMEFIQFHPTGMVWPPSVKGILVTEGVRGDGGVLKNSEGKRFMFDYIPSVFKGQYAETEEEADQWLKDNDSARRTPDLLPRDEVARAINAEVKAGRGTPHGGVYLDIASRIPTEEIKKRLPSMYHQFKELAEVDITKDDMEVGPTCHYVMGGIEVDPDSGAATVPGLFAAGECSGGMHGSNRLGGNSLSDLLVFGRRAGLGAADYVKSLTSRPQITEADVDKAAALALAPFGDPAAAGAENPYTLHTDLQQAMNDLVGIIRKEEEVEQALVKLNELKERFKHVAVEGHRQFNPGWHLAIDMRNMLLVSECVAKAALLRTESRGGHTRDDHPNMDATWRKTLLVCSTTGGDPAVPDVLVTPEPQLPLRPDLLALFEIGELEKYFTPEELAEHPGRKS, from the coding sequence ATGGCTGAACTCGAACGGCACCAATACGACGTGGTCGTGATCGGTGCCGGCGGCGCCGGCCTGCGCGCCGTCATCGAGGCGCGCGAGCAGGGCTTCAAGGTCGCGGTGGTCTGCAAATCGCTGTTCGGCAAGGCGCACACCGTCATGGCCGAGGGCGGCTGCGCGGCGTCGATGGGCAACGCCAACGACAAGGACAGCTGGCAGATACATTTCGGCGACACCATGCGTGGTGGCAAGTTCCTGAACAACTGGCGGATGGCCGAGCTGCATGCCAAAGAGGCACCAGACCGAGTCTGGGAGCTGGAGACCTACGGCGCATTGTTCGACAGGACCAAGGACGGCCGGATCAGCCAGCGCAACTTCGGCGGCCACACCTATCCACGACTGGCGCATGTCGGTGACCGCACTGGCCTGGAGATCATCCGCACCATGCAGCAGAAGATCGTCTCGCTGCAGCAGGAGGACTTCGCCGAAACCGGCGACTACGAGGCACGCATCAAGATCTTCGCCGAGTGCACCATCACCGACCTGCTCTTGGACAGCACGGACGGTGTCTCCAGAATTTCGGGCGCCTTCGGCTATTGGCGGGAAAGCGGCCGTTTCATCTTGTTCGAAGCTCCCGCGGTGGTTTTGGCGACGGGCGGAATCGGCAAATCGTTCAAGGTCTCGTCGAACTCCTGGGAGTACACCGGGGACGGGCACGCCCTGGCGCTGCGTGCCGGCGGAACGTTGATCAACATGGAGTTCATCCAGTTCCACCCCACCGGCATGGTCTGGCCGCCTTCGGTCAAGGGCATCCTGGTCACCGAGGGTGTGCGCGGTGACGGCGGTGTGCTGAAGAACTCCGAAGGCAAGCGGTTCATGTTCGACTACATCCCTTCGGTGTTCAAGGGACAGTACGCAGAAACCGAGGAAGAAGCCGATCAATGGCTCAAGGACAACGATTCCGCACGACGCACCCCTGACCTGCTACCCCGTGATGAGGTCGCCCGAGCCATCAATGCCGAGGTCAAGGCCGGCCGCGGCACCCCGCACGGCGGGGTGTACCTGGACATCGCCTCACGCATCCCCACCGAGGAGATCAAGAAGCGGCTTCCGTCGATGTATCACCAGTTCAAGGAGCTGGCCGAGGTCGACATCACCAAGGACGACATGGAAGTCGGCCCGACCTGCCACTACGTGATGGGCGGTATCGAGGTCGATCCTGACAGCGGCGCCGCCACCGTGCCGGGCCTGTTCGCGGCGGGCGAATGCTCCGGCGGCATGCACGGATCAAACCGCCTGGGCGGCAACTCCCTTTCCGACCTGCTGGTGTTCGGGCGACGGGCCGGCCTGGGTGCCGCCGACTACGTCAAGAGTCTCACCTCACGCCCACAGATCACCGAGGCCGATGTCGACAAGGCCGCCGCGCTGGCGCTGGCTCCCTTCGGTGACCCCGCGGCCGCCGGCGCCGAGAACCCGTACACCCTGCACACCGACTTGCAGCAGGCGATGAACGACCTGGTCGGCATCATCCGCAAGGAGGAGGAGGTCGAGCAGGCCCTGGTCAAGCTGAATGAGCTGAAGGAACGCTTCAAACATGTTGCGGTGGAGGGTCATCGGCAGTTCAACCCGGGCTGGCACCTAGCGATCGACATGCGCAACATGCTGCTGGTGAGCGAATGCGTGGCCAAGGCAGCGCTACTGCGCACCGAGAGCCGCGGCGGGCACACCCGCGACGACCACCCGAACATGGACGCGACCTGGCGCAAGACGCTGCTGGTGTGCAGCACCACCGGGGGCGATCCGGCGGTGCCCGACGTCCTCGTCACACCCGAACCGCAGCTACCCCTGCGCCCAGATCTGTTGGCACTGTTCGAGATCGGCGAGCTAGAGAAGTACTTCACGCCCGAAGAACTAGCAGAACACCCAGGAAGGAAGTCCTGA
- a CDS encoding tautomerase family protein — translation MPLWTIYHTPNIFTDKEKTELANSITEVYTAVGLPRFYVITVFKQIEPADLYVGGEQTDSAVRIVVDHIARTLPDKAARERTTRRLGAALAPYLNRPGLHWEFHVDETSQELWMINGLVPPPMNSAAEREWARTNTISPYAAPV, via the coding sequence ATGCCGTTGTGGACGATCTATCACACGCCAAACATCTTTACCGACAAGGAGAAAACCGAACTCGCCAACAGCATTACCGAGGTGTACACGGCCGTGGGACTGCCCCGGTTCTACGTGATCACGGTGTTCAAGCAGATCGAACCGGCCGACCTCTACGTAGGCGGTGAACAAACCGACAGCGCTGTGCGAATCGTCGTCGATCACATTGCCCGCACCCTGCCCGACAAGGCCGCGCGCGAGCGCACCACCCGGCGCCTCGGCGCGGCGCTGGCCCCGTATCTCAACAGGCCAGGCCTGCATTGGGAATTCCATGTCGACGAGACCAGCCAGGAACTCTGGATGATCAACGGGCTGGTGCCGCCGCCGATGAACTCGGCGGCAGAGCGCGAGTGGGCCCGCACCAACACGATTAGTCCCTACGCCGCACCCGTCTAA
- a CDS encoding isocitrate/isopropylmalate dehydrogenase family protein, whose product MSDRMRVATIPGDGIGVDVTREAVKVMDSATGGRIEWTEFDYSCERYAKTGAMMPPDAPTTLAGFDAILLGAVGYPGVPDDVSLWGLLIPLRRAFNQYVNLRPVRLLPGIASPLAGVSDEALSMVIVRENTEGEYSPIGGVHNRGNQNEFALQESVFTRIGCERIIRYAFELAASAGFRVCSATKSNGIIHSMPYWDSIFNEIAAEYPQTPSVSMHVDALAARMVSDPASLDVIVASNLFGDILSDLAAAITGGLGLAASGNINPERTAISMFESVHGSAPDIAGQGIANPVAQILAGAMLLDHLNEPATANKIRLAVDQVLSDGRVRTPDLGGTATTEQLGTAIAEAAR is encoded by the coding sequence ATGAGCGACCGGATGCGGGTAGCCACCATCCCGGGCGACGGCATCGGCGTCGACGTCACCCGGGAAGCGGTCAAGGTGATGGACAGCGCCACCGGCGGCCGGATCGAATGGACCGAATTCGACTACTCCTGCGAGAGATACGCCAAGACCGGGGCAATGATGCCCCCCGACGCGCCGACGACGCTCGCCGGATTTGACGCGATTCTGCTTGGCGCGGTGGGATACCCGGGCGTCCCCGATGACGTGTCGTTGTGGGGTCTGCTGATTCCGTTACGGCGCGCCTTCAACCAATACGTGAACCTGCGGCCGGTGCGTCTGCTCCCGGGAATCGCCTCGCCCCTTGCCGGAGTATCGGACGAGGCCCTCTCCATGGTGATCGTTCGCGAGAACACCGAGGGCGAGTACTCGCCGATCGGCGGCGTTCACAATCGCGGCAACCAGAACGAATTCGCGCTGCAGGAATCGGTTTTCACTCGGATCGGATGCGAACGCATCATCCGGTACGCTTTCGAACTTGCCGCCTCGGCGGGTTTCCGGGTCTGCTCGGCCACCAAGTCGAACGGCATAATTCACTCGATGCCCTACTGGGACAGCATCTTCAACGAGATAGCGGCGGAGTACCCACAAACTCCGTCCGTATCGATGCATGTCGACGCGCTGGCCGCTCGCATGGTGAGTGATCCCGCCAGTCTGGATGTCATCGTCGCCTCAAATCTCTTCGGCGACATCCTTTCCGATTTGGCGGCGGCTATCACGGGCGGGCTCGGGCTGGCGGCATCCGGAAATATCAATCCCGAACGCACCGCCATCTCCATGTTCGAGTCGGTGCACGGCTCGGCACCCGACATCGCCGGGCAGGGCATCGCCAATCCCGTCGCGCAGATACTGGCCGGGGCCATGCTTCTCGATCATCTCAACGAGCCCGCGACGGCCAACAAGATCCGCCTCGCCGTGGACCAGGTACTGAGCGACGGCCGCGTCCGGACCCCCGATCTGGGTGGCACCGCCACCACCGAACAACTCGGTACGGCAATCGCCGAAGCCGCTCGGTGA
- a CDS encoding winged helix-turn-helix transcriptional regulator — translation MGFERPLRDRSRWNTDACSIGKALDLLSTKTAFLIVRECFYGSTRFDEFAERIGVSAPAVSRALKQLEAAGVIEKVPYREPGQRERDGYVLTRMGEDLLPVLLSLLKWGDDYLQNGHKPLTLIDKKTGGEIGVQVTSRPGQAVSADGIEVRVARR, via the coding sequence ATGGGATTTGAGCGACCGCTGCGAGACCGCTCACGGTGGAACACCGATGCGTGTTCAATCGGGAAGGCCCTGGACCTACTGAGTACCAAGACGGCATTCCTGATCGTGCGTGAATGCTTCTACGGCTCGACTCGATTCGATGAATTCGCCGAGCGGATCGGGGTGTCGGCGCCGGCGGTATCGCGTGCGCTCAAACAGTTGGAGGCGGCAGGTGTCATCGAGAAGGTGCCCTACCGGGAGCCGGGCCAACGGGAACGAGACGGGTACGTGTTGACGCGGATGGGCGAGGATTTGCTCCCGGTGCTGCTGTCTCTGCTCAAATGGGGAGACGACTATCTGCAGAACGGGCACAAGCCGTTGACATTGATAGACAAGAAGACCGGCGGGGAAATTGGAGTCCAGGTGACGTCCCGGCCGGGGCAGGCGGTGTCCGCCGACGGCATCGAGGTCCGCGTCGCGCGCCGCTAG
- a CDS encoding SDR family oxidoreductase, translating to MIKDTVVLVTGGRRGLGAAIVDEVLNRGARKVYSTARAPFEDPRAQVVTKQLEVTSAESVDALARDLTDVEIVVNNAGVLHPDPLLTGDFDRIDATFQTNVFGPLRIARAFAPILKANGGGAIVNIHSVLSWLGGAGAYGASKAAIWSVSNTLRLELEAQHTHVLGVHAAFIDTDMVSALPVPKTPPSAIAARIIDALDKGDNEVLTDDLTVQIKSQLAGPVEKLAYRPGH from the coding sequence ATGATCAAAGACACGGTCGTACTGGTTACCGGCGGCCGCCGCGGATTGGGGGCCGCCATCGTCGACGAGGTGCTCAACCGTGGCGCGCGCAAGGTGTACAGCACCGCCCGCGCACCATTCGAGGACCCGCGCGCGCAGGTAGTGACCAAACAACTCGAAGTCACCTCAGCAGAATCGGTGGACGCCCTGGCTCGCGACCTGACCGACGTCGAGATCGTGGTCAACAACGCCGGGGTGTTGCATCCCGATCCGCTGCTCACCGGCGACTTCGACCGCATCGACGCGACGTTCCAGACCAACGTCTTTGGCCCGTTGCGGATAGCACGGGCATTCGCTCCGATCCTCAAGGCCAACGGCGGCGGCGCGATCGTGAACATCCACTCAGTGCTCTCGTGGCTGGGCGGTGCCGGGGCCTACGGCGCGTCCAAGGCCGCCATCTGGTCGGTGTCCAACACGCTGCGCCTAGAGCTGGAGGCACAGCACACCCACGTGCTGGGCGTGCACGCCGCATTCATCGACACCGACATGGTGTCGGCATTGCCCGTCCCCAAGACACCACCCTCTGCGATCGCGGCGCGCATCATCGACGCGCTGGACAAGGGTGACAACGAGGTGCTCACCGATGACCTCACCGTCCAGATCAAGTCCCAGCTGGCCGGCCCTGTCGAAAAGCTCGCCTACCGCCCCGGCCACTGA
- a CDS encoding membrane protein: protein MSQATGVFSPSRARIPERTLRTDRWWLAPLLTNLGLATFVIYATVRAFWGSAYWVPQYHYLTPFYSPCVSTACAPGASHFGHWVGELPWFIPMAFISLPFLLAFRLTCYYYRKAYYRSVWQSPTACAVAEPHARYSGETRLPLIMQNIHRYFFYAAAIISVVNTYDAIVAFHSEKTGGFGFGMGNVILVTNVVLLWVYTLSCHSCRHVTGGRLKHFSKHPVRYWIWTQVSKLNTRHMLFAWITLGTLILTDLYIMLVASGTISDMRFVG from the coding sequence ATGAGTCAAGCCACCGGGGTCTTCTCGCCTTCGCGTGCCCGCATTCCGGAGCGCACCCTGCGCACCGACAGATGGTGGCTCGCACCGCTACTCACCAACCTCGGCCTGGCGACGTTCGTCATCTATGCCACTGTGCGGGCTTTCTGGGGTAGTGCCTACTGGGTTCCGCAGTACCACTACCTGACGCCGTTCTATTCGCCCTGTGTCAGCACCGCCTGCGCGCCCGGGGCCAGCCACTTTGGCCACTGGGTGGGTGAGCTGCCGTGGTTCATTCCGATGGCCTTCATCTCGCTGCCGTTCCTGCTGGCGTTCCGGCTGACCTGCTACTACTACCGCAAGGCGTACTACCGGTCGGTCTGGCAGTCGCCGACGGCGTGCGCGGTGGCCGAACCCCACGCGAGGTACTCCGGCGAGACCCGGCTGCCGCTGATCATGCAGAACATTCACCGGTACTTCTTCTACGCAGCGGCGATCATCTCTGTCGTCAACACCTACGACGCCATCGTCGCCTTCCATTCCGAAAAGACCGGCGGTTTCGGATTCGGCATGGGCAACGTGATCCTGGTGACCAACGTCGTCCTGCTGTGGGTCTACACGCTGTCCTGCCATTCCTGCCGGCACGTCACCGGCGGTCGACTCAAGCACTTTTCCAAACACCCTGTCCGATATTGGATCTGGACCCAGGTCAGCAAGCTGAACACCAGACACATGCTGTTCGCCTGGATCACGCTGGGCACTCTGATTCTTACCGACCTGTACATCATGCTCGTGGCCAGCGGCACCATTTCCGACATGAGATTCGTTGGCTGA
- a CDS encoding crotonase/enoyl-CoA hydratase family protein, which yields MTSHVTLRVDGQVARVTLSRPEKLNGLTIDMLNGLTAAARHIASDNSIRVVVLSGEGDTFSTGLDFAAAGKDPARVVANFIPLPWLGTNGFQEACWAWRRLRIPVIALIHGRCYGGGLQLALAADFRFTTPDAEFSILEAKWGLIPDMSGSVTLSQLIGIDTAKRLTMTGEMFDGFYAKEIGLVTQVSADPEADAQELIDQILSRSPDSVAATKTLFDKAWSMVPRRAFGLERRLQLRLMRGANFAIARKAGIDKTEPQFKARSI from the coding sequence ATGACGTCACATGTGACCCTACGCGTCGACGGGCAGGTAGCTCGCGTCACGTTGTCTCGGCCCGAGAAGCTCAACGGACTCACCATCGACATGCTCAACGGACTGACCGCGGCCGCCCGCCATATTGCCTCCGACAACTCGATCCGGGTGGTGGTGTTGTCCGGTGAGGGGGACACATTTTCTACCGGACTGGATTTCGCGGCCGCCGGGAAGGACCCGGCGCGGGTTGTCGCGAACTTCATCCCGCTCCCCTGGCTGGGTACCAATGGTTTTCAGGAAGCGTGCTGGGCATGGCGCCGGCTCCGCATTCCGGTGATCGCCCTCATTCACGGGCGTTGCTACGGCGGCGGGTTACAGCTGGCACTGGCCGCCGACTTCCGGTTCACCACACCCGACGCCGAGTTCTCGATCCTGGAAGCCAAATGGGGGCTGATCCCCGACATGTCGGGAAGCGTCACGCTGAGTCAATTGATCGGCATCGACACCGCCAAGCGCCTCACCATGACCGGGGAGATGTTCGACGGCTTCTACGCCAAGGAGATCGGACTGGTCACCCAGGTGAGTGCCGACCCCGAAGCCGACGCACAAGAACTTATCGACCAGATCCTGTCACGGTCGCCCGATTCGGTGGCGGCCACCAAGACCCTGTTCGACAAGGCGTGGTCCATGGTGCCGCGCCGCGCGTTCGGATTGGAACGGCGACTGCAGCTACGGCTCATGCGCGGAGCCAACTTCGCGATCGCACGCAAGGCCGGGATAGACAAGACCGAGCCGCAGTTCAAGGCCCGCAGCATCTAG
- a CDS encoding SRPBCC family protein: METWLIIVIAVACLAAVGAVLGVILLVIFAAGGISAARFSLTPVGADELRGYLDSEASFAITVQRDFFHPPDQVFKALLDERFMSWAPFTKGVDYAGTALRDIGTKRALVNTFIVLAEQIVVNEPGRVLGVTATACSVPLVLDSAAEVFDVVDNGTGGTRLTWHVGGTPRGVGWLPLRMAAPFVRPVAAWQLGKLRPIIGRR, encoded by the coding sequence ATGGAGACCTGGCTGATCATCGTCATAGCAGTTGCGTGCCTGGCGGCCGTGGGCGCCGTCCTCGGCGTGATCTTGTTGGTGATCTTTGCGGCAGGCGGAATCTCCGCCGCGCGATTCAGTCTCACTCCCGTGGGCGCCGACGAGCTGCGGGGGTATCTGGACTCCGAGGCGTCTTTCGCCATCACCGTGCAACGTGACTTCTTCCATCCGCCTGATCAGGTGTTCAAGGCGCTTCTGGACGAACGGTTTATGAGTTGGGCCCCCTTCACCAAGGGCGTGGACTACGCGGGAACCGCACTGCGCGACATCGGGACGAAACGAGCACTGGTCAACACCTTCATCGTGCTGGCCGAGCAGATCGTCGTCAACGAGCCGGGCCGGGTACTCGGTGTCACCGCGACCGCGTGTTCGGTTCCGCTGGTTCTCGATTCGGCCGCTGAGGTCTTTGACGTCGTGGACAACGGAACCGGCGGTACCCGGCTCACCTGGCATGTGGGCGGCACCCCCAGAGGGGTGGGCTGGCTACCGCTGCGCATGGCGGCACCGTTCGTCCGCCCCGTGGCCGCATGGCAGCTCGGAAAGCTGCGCCCGATCATCGGCCGTCGCTGA
- a CDS encoding isopenicillin N synthase family dioxygenase, whose protein sequence is MAELPVIDLSSDSNQLRAALREVAHEVGFFYLTGHGVSPQLVHEVLSAARKLFALSEADKEAIAMVRSPHFRGFTRLGGELTGGLTDWREQIDVGPERAASPTADGRDYMWLQGPNQWPAAVPELRPALESWDIALAEVGRKLLREWAIALGSDGAVFSEAFGDKPATLIKVIRYPSDGTTSQGVGAHRDSGVLTLLLTEPEVGGLQVEVDGAWLEAPGREGAFIVNIGELLERASGGYLRATRHRVTLTGAPRISVAYFFNPRLDARIPVLELPPELRDRARGVSADPDDPIHATYGENAWKSRLRAHPDVAAVHGHLDS, encoded by the coding sequence GTGGCTGAGCTTCCCGTCATCGATCTGTCCAGCGATTCGAACCAGCTACGTGCTGCCTTGCGGGAGGTCGCCCATGAGGTCGGATTTTTCTATCTGACCGGACATGGGGTCTCGCCGCAGCTGGTCCACGAGGTGTTGTCGGCTGCCCGCAAGCTATTCGCCCTCTCGGAGGCCGACAAGGAGGCCATCGCGATGGTGCGAAGTCCGCACTTTCGTGGCTTCACCCGGCTCGGTGGAGAGCTGACCGGTGGACTCACGGACTGGCGCGAGCAGATCGACGTCGGGCCTGAGCGTGCCGCCAGTCCGACGGCGGATGGTCGCGACTACATGTGGTTGCAAGGGCCCAACCAGTGGCCGGCGGCGGTTCCCGAGCTCAGGCCGGCACTCGAAAGCTGGGACATCGCGCTGGCAGAAGTGGGGCGAAAGCTGCTGAGAGAGTGGGCCATTGCTCTTGGTTCGGATGGCGCTGTCTTCAGTGAGGCGTTCGGCGATAAACCGGCGACGCTGATCAAGGTCATCCGATACCCGTCCGACGGCACCACGTCGCAGGGAGTGGGCGCGCATCGTGATTCCGGTGTGCTGACGCTGCTGCTCACCGAGCCGGAGGTTGGGGGTTTGCAGGTCGAGGTGGACGGAGCCTGGCTCGAGGCCCCGGGACGCGAGGGTGCGTTCATCGTGAACATCGGCGAGTTGCTTGAGCGGGCCAGTGGTGGGTACCTGCGTGCCACCCGTCACCGGGTGACACTGACGGGTGCGCCCCGGATTTCGGTCGCGTATTTCTTCAACCCCAGGCTGGATGCCCGCATCCCGGTGTTGGAGCTGCCGCCAGAACTGCGGGACCGGGCGCGTGGGGTGAGCGCCGATCCGGACGATCCGATTCATGCCACGTACGGCGAGAACGCCTGGAAGAGCCGGTTGCGGGCGCACCCCGATGTCGCCGCGGTGCATGGGCATCTCGACAGTTAG
- a CDS encoding succinate dehydrogenase/fumarate reductase iron-sulfur subunit, protein MSYDAHLRVWRGDDDGGELIDFTVPVSEGEVVLDIIHRIQATQASDLAVRWNCKAGKCGSCSAEINGRPRLMCMTRMSTFDESETITVTPLRAFPVIRDLVTDVSFNYQKAREVQSFTPPKGLKPGDYRMQQEDVERSQEFRKCIECFLCQNTCHAVRDHEENKKAFAGPRYLMRVAELEMHPLDVADRREVAQEELGLGYCNITKCCTEVCPEGIHITDNALIPMKERVADRKYDPIVWLGNKLFRR, encoded by the coding sequence GTGAGCTACGACGCACACCTGCGGGTCTGGCGAGGCGACGACGATGGCGGTGAGCTCATCGACTTCACCGTTCCGGTCAGCGAGGGCGAGGTGGTGCTCGACATCATCCACCGCATTCAGGCCACACAGGCCTCCGACCTGGCGGTGCGCTGGAATTGCAAGGCCGGCAAGTGTGGCTCCTGCTCGGCTGAGATCAATGGCCGCCCCCGCCTGATGTGCATGACCCGCATGTCGACGTTCGACGAGTCCGAAACCATCACGGTGACCCCGCTGCGGGCCTTCCCGGTGATCCGCGACCTGGTCACCGATGTGTCCTTCAACTACCAAAAGGCCAGGGAGGTCCAGTCATTCACGCCACCCAAGGGCCTCAAGCCCGGTGATTACCGGATGCAGCAGGAGGACGTGGAGCGTTCCCAGGAGTTCCGCAAGTGCATCGAATGCTTCCTGTGCCAGAACACCTGCCACGCGGTACGTGACCACGAAGAAAACAAGAAGGCGTTCGCCGGACCGCGGTACCTGATGCGCGTCGCCGAGCTCGAAATGCATCCGCTGGACGTGGCCGATCGACGCGAGGTGGCCCAGGAGGAACTGGGACTTGGCTATTGCAACATCACCAAATGCTGCACCGAAGTGTGTCCCGAAGGCATTCACATCACCGATAACGCACTGATCCCCATGAAGGAACGCGTCGCCGATCGCAAGTACGACCCCATCGTCTGGTTGGGCAACAAGCTGTTTCGCCGTTAA